The Ziziphus jujuba cultivar Dongzao chromosome 7, ASM3175591v1 genome includes a region encoding these proteins:
- the LOC125423716 gene encoding putative U-box domain-containing protein 50 isoform X1, translating to MAVQAEKIYVALGNDLQDGIKTLEWTLRKWNSHQFSIVILHLPFNTPMDFVYTPFGKLPASFVNDEKLEALDKYEKEKMNKLLSEYISFCGKVKVELLKVDKWDEPIHKIIVDLISANKITKLVMGFTFFKSSSWKIKNSISGSFYIHKHKPDFCELFIIYGGKLVFLRGENKKGIMENGEGVMIAKLREKNGFKGWLEKMFIENPSNSLERDTHRSHSSPTALDSPSSQNQCEIHMKEIENYYQHLLSLNLDDEEEEDCGQEENEDSQTNPMEAEHGEADLNAAENIESLKAKIREVKKKIQLKKNEAKANIDRYTKAERAIFLSNRRVEDLQARIKEEVSNRTELQKELEAEKEHIHEVMGDIEESKNRLNSIKELQSELSNKLHISTLGKSHAEAQVENAVNKRAEMVREIEELRQQRDVLHRRIEFCREKDAIGMVARLGEPSCGFKVYTAEEIRLATNGFSERLRLKPGGDWTTVYRGRIENATVAIKILNSVSGLSQEDFQAKVMLLNHIKHPHLVAVVGFCIELKCVVYEYMHNGSLRDIFLRDILHTSHTNSKNKIRTLQWHERVRVAAQVCSGLVYLHLMKPRPIVHGHLTLSNILLDRNLVAKISGFGLTQRCDEHSVQSDIRAFGVLIMHLLTGRNWTGLVEAMTMDRAAVIRDLDGMAGQWPLYLAERLAGLALRCLSSNRGPNSDLNMATVMEELNELKNKADQEVVAWEGSKAEIDRDGDSSIAREDSSKDVPSFLLCPIFQDVMKNPHVAADGFSYELEAMEQWLRMGHKTSPMTNLRLKHTYLTPNHALRSLIQDWHNKKSVSTTS from the exons TTTACACCCCAT TTGGGAAGCTACCTGCAAGTTTTGTGAATGATGAGAAATTGGAAGCTCTTGATAAGTacgagaaagaaaaaatgaacaaGTTGCTGTCTGAGTATATATCTTTCTGTGGCAAG GTGAAGGTTGAATTACTTAAAGTGGACAAATGGGATGAGCCTATTCACAAGATCATTGTTGATTTGATTTCTGCaaataaaataaccaaattGGTTATGGGCTTCACTTTCTTCAAATCCTCATCATG GAAAATAAAGAATTCGATCAGTGGATCATTTTACATTCACAAGCACAAGCCTGATTTCTGTGAGTTATTCATAATCTATGGAGGAAAGCTGGTGTTTCTGAGAGGAGAAAACAAGAAAGGAATTATGGAGAATGGTGAAGGTGTAATGATTGCAAAGCTAAGAGAAAAAAACGGTTTCAAAGGCTGGCTTGAAAAAATGTTCATTGAAAACCCATCCAATTCTCTTGAAAGAGATACACATCGTTCACATTCTTCACCGACGGCCCTTGATTCTCCAAGTTCACAGAATCAGTGTGAAATTCATATGAAAGAGATTGAAAACTATTACCAGCATTTGTTGTCACTGaatttggatgatgaagaagaagaagattgtgGGCAAGAAGAGAATGAAGATTCTCAAACAAATCCAATGGAAGCAGAACATGGGGAAGCTGATCTG AATGCTGCAGAAAATATCGAGTCCCTTAAAGCAAAAATCAgggaagttaaaaagaaaatccaattgAAGAAAAACGAAGCCAAAGCCAACATTGACAGATATACAAAAGCAGAAAGAGCCATTTTCTTAAGCAATCGCCGG GTTGAGGATCTCCAGGCTCGGATTAAAGAAGAGGTCAGCAACCGAACTGAGTTACAGAAAGAATTAGAAGCTGAAAAAGAACATATCCATGAAGTAATGGGTGATATAGAAGAAAGCAAGAACAGGCTAAATTCAATAAAAGAACTCCAATCCGAGCTCTCTAACAAGTTGCATATTTCCACATTGGGAAAGTCACATGCTGAGGCCCAAGTAGAGAATGCAGTGAACAAAAGGGCAGAGATGGTTAGGGAAATTGAGGAGCTGAGACAACAAAGGGATGTTCTTCATCGAAGGATCGAGTTTTGTCGAGAAAAGGATGCCATTGGAATGGTTGCAAGACTTGGTGAACCCAGCTGTGGTTTCAAGGTATACACTGCAGAGGAGATCAGATTGGCCACAAACGGTTTCTCAGAGCGTTTGAGATTGAAACCGGGAGGCGATTGGACCACCGTGTATAGAGGGAGGATTGAAAACGCCACGGTTGCGATCAAAATCCTTAACTCTGTTAGTGGATTGTCCCAGGAAGATTTTCAGGCTAAG gtgATGCTTCTAAATCACATAAAGCATCCACATTTGGTGGCAGTGGTGGGGTTCTGCATTGAGCTAAAATGCGTAGTGTACGAATACATGCACAATGGGAGCTTGAGGGACATTTTCTTGAGGGACATTTTGCATACCTCCCACACAAACTCCAAGAACAAAATCCGGACCCTCCAGTGGCACGAACGTGTACGTGTTGCTGCCCAGGTTTGCTCAGGCCTTGTCTATCTCCACTTGATGAAACCCAGGCCAATTGTCCATGGTCACTTGACCTTGTCCAATATCTTACTGGATCGTAATCTCGTTGCGAAGATAAGTGGTTTCGGCCTCACTCAACGCTGTGATGAACACAGTGTTCAATCAGATATTCGGGCTTTTGGGGTTCTCATTATGCATCTTTTGACTGGACGGAATTGGACTGGATTAGTTGAGGCAATGACTATGGATAGAGCAGCGGTGATCCGGGATTTAGATGGGATGGCCGGACAATGGCCGTTGTATCTAGCGGAAAGACTTGCAGGCCTAGCATTGAGGTGTTTGTCAAGTAACCGAGGGCCCAATTCAGATTTGAATATGGCAACTGTAATGGAAGAGCTGAATGAGCTGAAGAACAAAGCCGATCAGGAGGTAGTGGCATGGGAAGGAAGCAAAGCAGAGATTGATAGAGATGGAGATAGCAGTATAGCTAGAGAAGACTCCTCTAAAGATGTACCAAGTTTTTTACTCTGCCCCATATTTCAG GATGTAATGAAGAATCCACACGTGGCAGCTGATGGATTTTCATATGAGCTAGAAGCTATGGAGCAATGGCTGAGAATGGGGCATAAAACATCACCAATGACAAACTTGAGGCTGAAGCACACCTACCTCACACCTAATCATGCCCTTCGTTCCCTCATTCAGGACTGGCATAATAAAAAATCAGTTTCAACCACTTCATAA
- the LOC125423716 gene encoding putative U-box domain-containing protein 50 isoform X2, translating to MGFTFFKSSSWKIKNSISGSFYIHKHKPDFCELFIIYGGKLVFLRGENKKGIMENGEGVMIAKLREKNGFKGWLEKMFIENPSNSLERDTHRSHSSPTALDSPSSQNQCEIHMKEIENYYQHLLSLNLDDEEEEDCGQEENEDSQTNPMEAEHGEADLNAAENIESLKAKIREVKKKIQLKKNEAKANIDRYTKAERAIFLSNRRVEDLQARIKEEVSNRTELQKELEAEKEHIHEVMGDIEESKNRLNSIKELQSELSNKLHISTLGKSHAEAQVENAVNKRAEMVREIEELRQQRDVLHRRIEFCREKDAIGMVARLGEPSCGFKVYTAEEIRLATNGFSERLRLKPGGDWTTVYRGRIENATVAIKILNSVSGLSQEDFQAKVMLLNHIKHPHLVAVVGFCIELKCVVYEYMHNGSLRDIFLRDILHTSHTNSKNKIRTLQWHERVRVAAQVCSGLVYLHLMKPRPIVHGHLTLSNILLDRNLVAKISGFGLTQRCDEHSVQSDIRAFGVLIMHLLTGRNWTGLVEAMTMDRAAVIRDLDGMAGQWPLYLAERLAGLALRCLSSNRGPNSDLNMATVMEELNELKNKADQEVVAWEGSKAEIDRDGDSSIAREDSSKDVPSFLLCPIFQDVMKNPHVAADGFSYELEAMEQWLRMGHKTSPMTNLRLKHTYLTPNHALRSLIQDWHNKKSVSTTS from the exons ATGGGCTTCACTTTCTTCAAATCCTCATCATG GAAAATAAAGAATTCGATCAGTGGATCATTTTACATTCACAAGCACAAGCCTGATTTCTGTGAGTTATTCATAATCTATGGAGGAAAGCTGGTGTTTCTGAGAGGAGAAAACAAGAAAGGAATTATGGAGAATGGTGAAGGTGTAATGATTGCAAAGCTAAGAGAAAAAAACGGTTTCAAAGGCTGGCTTGAAAAAATGTTCATTGAAAACCCATCCAATTCTCTTGAAAGAGATACACATCGTTCACATTCTTCACCGACGGCCCTTGATTCTCCAAGTTCACAGAATCAGTGTGAAATTCATATGAAAGAGATTGAAAACTATTACCAGCATTTGTTGTCACTGaatttggatgatgaagaagaagaagattgtgGGCAAGAAGAGAATGAAGATTCTCAAACAAATCCAATGGAAGCAGAACATGGGGAAGCTGATCTG AATGCTGCAGAAAATATCGAGTCCCTTAAAGCAAAAATCAgggaagttaaaaagaaaatccaattgAAGAAAAACGAAGCCAAAGCCAACATTGACAGATATACAAAAGCAGAAAGAGCCATTTTCTTAAGCAATCGCCGG GTTGAGGATCTCCAGGCTCGGATTAAAGAAGAGGTCAGCAACCGAACTGAGTTACAGAAAGAATTAGAAGCTGAAAAAGAACATATCCATGAAGTAATGGGTGATATAGAAGAAAGCAAGAACAGGCTAAATTCAATAAAAGAACTCCAATCCGAGCTCTCTAACAAGTTGCATATTTCCACATTGGGAAAGTCACATGCTGAGGCCCAAGTAGAGAATGCAGTGAACAAAAGGGCAGAGATGGTTAGGGAAATTGAGGAGCTGAGACAACAAAGGGATGTTCTTCATCGAAGGATCGAGTTTTGTCGAGAAAAGGATGCCATTGGAATGGTTGCAAGACTTGGTGAACCCAGCTGTGGTTTCAAGGTATACACTGCAGAGGAGATCAGATTGGCCACAAACGGTTTCTCAGAGCGTTTGAGATTGAAACCGGGAGGCGATTGGACCACCGTGTATAGAGGGAGGATTGAAAACGCCACGGTTGCGATCAAAATCCTTAACTCTGTTAGTGGATTGTCCCAGGAAGATTTTCAGGCTAAG gtgATGCTTCTAAATCACATAAAGCATCCACATTTGGTGGCAGTGGTGGGGTTCTGCATTGAGCTAAAATGCGTAGTGTACGAATACATGCACAATGGGAGCTTGAGGGACATTTTCTTGAGGGACATTTTGCATACCTCCCACACAAACTCCAAGAACAAAATCCGGACCCTCCAGTGGCACGAACGTGTACGTGTTGCTGCCCAGGTTTGCTCAGGCCTTGTCTATCTCCACTTGATGAAACCCAGGCCAATTGTCCATGGTCACTTGACCTTGTCCAATATCTTACTGGATCGTAATCTCGTTGCGAAGATAAGTGGTTTCGGCCTCACTCAACGCTGTGATGAACACAGTGTTCAATCAGATATTCGGGCTTTTGGGGTTCTCATTATGCATCTTTTGACTGGACGGAATTGGACTGGATTAGTTGAGGCAATGACTATGGATAGAGCAGCGGTGATCCGGGATTTAGATGGGATGGCCGGACAATGGCCGTTGTATCTAGCGGAAAGACTTGCAGGCCTAGCATTGAGGTGTTTGTCAAGTAACCGAGGGCCCAATTCAGATTTGAATATGGCAACTGTAATGGAAGAGCTGAATGAGCTGAAGAACAAAGCCGATCAGGAGGTAGTGGCATGGGAAGGAAGCAAAGCAGAGATTGATAGAGATGGAGATAGCAGTATAGCTAGAGAAGACTCCTCTAAAGATGTACCAAGTTTTTTACTCTGCCCCATATTTCAG GATGTAATGAAGAATCCACACGTGGCAGCTGATGGATTTTCATATGAGCTAGAAGCTATGGAGCAATGGCTGAGAATGGGGCATAAAACATCACCAATGACAAACTTGAGGCTGAAGCACACCTACCTCACACCTAATCATGCCCTTCGTTCCCTCATTCAGGACTGGCATAATAAAAAATCAGTTTCAACCACTTCATAA